In a single window of the Coffea eugenioides isolate CCC68of chromosome 3, Ceug_1.0, whole genome shotgun sequence genome:
- the LOC113766332 gene encoding biotin synthase, mitochondrial-like, which produces MISKIRLIGRPLSAAVLAQPQLPTYSNCYSTLVSPSATTASSSAAAIEAERSIRDGPRNDWSRDEIKSIYDSPLLDLLFHGAQVHRHAQNFREVQQCTLLSIKTGGCSEDCSYCPQSSRYDTGLKAQKLMNKDAVLEAATKVHK; this is translated from the exons ATGATTAGCAAAATAAGGTTGATCGGACGGCCACTTTCGGCAGCGGTTCTGGCGCAGCCACAGCTGCCGACGTATTCCAATTGTTACTCCACATTAGTGTCCCCGTCAGCGACAACCGCATCATCATCTGCTGCTGCTATTGAAGCTGAGAGAAGCATAAGGGATGGACCTAGAAACGATTGGTCTCGGGATGAAATTAAATCCATCTACGATTCTCCTCTTCTCGATCTCCTCTTTCATGGC GCTCAAGTTCATAGACATGCTCAAAACTTTAGAGAAGTGCAGCAGTGTACTCTTTTGTCTATAAAGACCGGAGGCTGCAGTGAAGATTGCTCATATTGCCCTCAATCATCTAGATATGATACTGGACTCAAAGCTCAGAAGCTTATGAACAAGGATGCTGTTTTGGAGGCAGCTACAAAG GTCCATAAATGA